The following are from one region of the Streptomyces changanensis genome:
- a CDS encoding GmrSD restriction endonuclease domain-containing protein, which yields MALDGPSLGKMLDDVAAGRIQLPDFQRQWKWDDDRIRALLATVTLDYPLGVAMTLETGGEAQFKARPLHGTDVEQHAVPEQLLLDGQQRLTSLFQALRSDRPVETTGTRNKPLRRWYYIDIVKAVDEAADRDEAIVSVPEDRVVRGAYGHAVQDLSTREKECASGLFPLNLIFEPDLTGKWQRAYVSGGDDRWDLWSAFQARVIDTVKGFKVPLIRLPKETRKEAVCSVFERVNTGGVVLNVFELLTATYAGDAQYSADHGGQDFSLIKDWQDIKGKLCADHPVFGTLDKETGQETGLTSLDFLQAIALVRTYMRKQEFLAEHPGVANAPAVSCKRRDLLHLPLADYTRIAPKTAEALSWVGRFLATQHVFRERDLPYGSQVVPLAAIAVLLGEALHEPDAQEKLARWYWCGVLGELYGGVTDTRFVRDVEQVVGWIKDGGAQPDTVTEATFQEQRLHRLASRNSAAYKGIHALLLKEGAIDWYFHGEPINEQFLIGQYVDIRQVFPKAWFEQNGVDGTRMSSIVNKTPLSYRAMQAMGAGAPSAYLTAFERHTGSPGDWFDDIVGTHLIDAKALRADDFDAFYRDRTARLLELVEREMGKTAVREGTSDADAA from the coding sequence ATGGCGCTGGACGGGCCCAGCCTGGGCAAGATGCTGGACGATGTGGCGGCTGGCAGGATCCAGCTCCCCGACTTCCAGCGGCAGTGGAAGTGGGACGACGATCGGATCCGCGCCCTGCTGGCGACGGTGACGCTCGACTACCCACTGGGTGTCGCAATGACGCTGGAGACGGGCGGCGAGGCCCAGTTCAAGGCCCGGCCGCTGCACGGCACCGATGTGGAGCAGCATGCGGTGCCGGAGCAACTGCTGCTCGACGGTCAGCAGCGGCTGACCTCCTTGTTCCAGGCGCTCCGGTCCGACCGGCCCGTGGAGACGACGGGCACACGCAACAAGCCGCTCAGGCGCTGGTACTACATCGACATCGTCAAGGCGGTGGACGAGGCGGCGGATCGCGACGAGGCGATCGTGTCCGTACCCGAGGACCGTGTGGTGCGCGGCGCATACGGCCACGCGGTCCAGGACCTCTCGACGCGCGAGAAGGAGTGCGCGAGCGGCCTGTTCCCCCTGAATCTGATCTTCGAACCGGACTTGACCGGGAAGTGGCAAAGGGCCTACGTGAGTGGCGGTGACGACCGCTGGGACTTGTGGTCGGCCTTCCAGGCCCGGGTCATCGACACGGTCAAGGGCTTCAAAGTGCCGTTGATCCGCCTCCCGAAGGAAACCCGCAAGGAGGCGGTGTGCTCGGTGTTCGAGCGGGTGAACACCGGCGGCGTCGTCCTCAACGTCTTCGAGCTGCTCACGGCCACCTACGCGGGGGACGCGCAGTACTCCGCGGACCACGGCGGCCAGGACTTCAGCCTCATCAAGGACTGGCAGGACATCAAGGGCAAGCTGTGCGCCGACCACCCGGTGTTCGGCACCCTGGACAAGGAGACCGGCCAGGAGACCGGACTCACGAGCCTGGACTTCCTTCAGGCCATCGCGCTGGTGCGCACGTACATGCGCAAGCAGGAGTTCCTGGCGGAGCACCCCGGAGTGGCCAACGCACCGGCGGTGAGCTGCAAGCGCCGGGACCTGCTGCACCTTCCGCTGGCCGACTACACGCGGATCGCTCCGAAGACGGCCGAGGCGCTGTCCTGGGTCGGCCGCTTCCTGGCCACGCAGCACGTATTCCGTGAGCGTGACCTGCCGTACGGGTCGCAGGTGGTGCCCCTGGCGGCCATCGCCGTCCTGCTCGGTGAGGCGCTGCACGAGCCGGACGCCCAGGAGAAGCTCGCCCGCTGGTACTGGTGCGGTGTGCTCGGTGAGCTCTACGGAGGGGTCACGGATACCCGGTTCGTGCGGGACGTCGAGCAGGTGGTCGGCTGGATCAAGGACGGCGGCGCGCAGCCCGACACCGTCACCGAGGCGACGTTCCAGGAACAGCGCCTGCACCGGCTTGCCTCACGCAACAGCGCCGCGTACAAGGGGATCCACGCCCTCCTCCTCAAGGAGGGGGCGATCGACTGGTACTTCCACGGGGAACCGATCAACGAGCAGTTCCTGATCGGGCAGTACGTGGACATCCGGCAGGTCTTCCCGAAGGCGTGGTTCGAGCAGAACGGCGTGGACGGCACCCGGATGAGCAGCATCGTCAACAAGACACCGCTGTCCTACCGGGCGATGCAGGCGATGGGTGCCGGCGCGCCGTCGGCGTACCTGACCGCCTTCGAGCGGCACACCGGGAGTCCGGGGGACTGGTTCGACGACATCGTCGGAACGCACCTCATCGACGCCAAGGCGTTGCGCGCGGACGACTTCGACGCCTTCTACCGGGATCGGACGGCCAGGCTCCTGGAACTCGTGGAGCGAGAGATGGGCAAGACCGCGGTGCGTGAGGGGACGAGCGATGCCGACGCCGCTTGA
- a CDS encoding CBS domain-containing protein translates to MPTPLDATVKGLEGASLTIRDLLAVWGYRIRDHASVPQIRLDLTNAGLNTVPDFAAGSLDDEVAIVPIGHERDTAAEAGGDAVERDPADDSEEAVGVFPQAAMRVHDLPCAHGVASITPDESLSAAMGRMAEHGYSQLPVIDTSGTLHGVVTWASIVHMHATGRKTCLANAISTEYEIVNASAHLLPVLPAIRAHEFVLVRAADGQVSGIVTSADLAGEFGAVARPFFTLGEIERRLRRCLGRVYDEADVQKVHKKKTSVDEMMFGEYIRLLDNEERWDKLGWPLVDRAHFIGLLSRVKDVRNTVMHFNAPSLRAEQLDLLDSFVSMLRLYDPDYGATDMGLTA, encoded by the coding sequence ATGCCGACGCCGCTTGATGCCACAGTCAAGGGACTGGAAGGCGCATCCCTGACGATCCGGGACCTGTTGGCGGTGTGGGGCTACCGGATCCGTGACCACGCGTCCGTCCCTCAGATCCGGCTCGATCTGACGAACGCCGGCCTGAACACGGTGCCGGACTTCGCGGCCGGCTCACTGGACGACGAGGTCGCGATCGTCCCGATCGGCCACGAGCGGGACACGGCTGCCGAAGCCGGCGGTGACGCCGTCGAGCGGGACCCGGCCGATGACTCCGAGGAAGCCGTCGGAGTGTTCCCGCAGGCGGCCATGCGGGTGCACGACCTGCCCTGCGCCCACGGGGTTGCGTCGATCACGCCCGATGAGTCTCTGTCCGCCGCGATGGGCAGGATGGCGGAGCACGGGTACTCACAGCTTCCCGTGATCGACACGTCGGGAACCCTGCACGGTGTCGTCACCTGGGCATCGATCGTTCACATGCACGCGACCGGACGTAAGACGTGTCTGGCCAACGCGATCAGCACGGAGTACGAGATCGTCAACGCCTCGGCTCACCTGCTGCCGGTGCTGCCGGCGATCCGCGCGCACGAGTTCGTTCTTGTCCGAGCTGCGGACGGGCAGGTGAGCGGCATCGTCACCTCCGCCGATCTCGCCGGCGAGTTCGGCGCCGTGGCCCGCCCCTTCTTCACCCTCGGGGAGATCGAGCGCCGACTCCGGCGCTGCCTGGGGCGAGTCTACGACGAGGCCGACGTGCAGAAGGTACACAAGAAGAAAACGTCGGTCGACGAGATGATGTTCGGCGAGTACATCCGCCTCCTGGACAACGAGGAACGCTGGGACAAGCTCGGCTGGCCCCTCGTCGACAGAGCCCACTTCATCGGGCTGCTCAGCCGGGTGAAGGACGTCCGCAACACGGTCATGCACTTCAACGCGCCGTCCCTCAGGGCCGAACAGCTCGACCTGCTCGACAGCTTCGTCTCCATGCTGCGCCTGTACGACCCTGACTACGGGGCGACCGATATGGGCTTGACCGCGTGA
- a CDS encoding PIN domain-containing protein, whose product MTRSPAVPGGTLVLDSEGLAKAVLRDRTVTAWLALARADDLRVITSAATLVEVVHPRVNRPALEWTLSRLVIEPITEPIARHAATLLADAGLHGHKYAIDAMLAATALAAPGPATILTSDPEDLTALCGGRATVIKI is encoded by the coding sequence GTGACCCGTTCCCCCGCAGTCCCCGGCGGCACCCTCGTCCTCGACAGTGAAGGACTCGCCAAGGCCGTCCTGCGCGACCGTACGGTCACTGCCTGGCTGGCCCTGGCCCGCGCCGACGACCTGCGTGTGATCACCTCAGCGGCCACCCTCGTCGAAGTGGTCCATCCCCGCGTCAACCGCCCGGCCCTGGAATGGACGCTCTCCCGCCTGGTCATCGAACCGATCACCGAGCCGATCGCCCGTCACGCCGCCACCCTCCTCGCCGATGCCGGCCTGCACGGCCACAAGTACGCCATCGACGCCATGCTCGCCGCCACCGCCCTGGCCGCACCAGGCCCGGCCACCATCCTCACCTCTGACCCAGAGGATCTCACTGCCCTCTGCGGCGGACGCGCGACCGTGATCAAGATCTGA
- a CDS encoding nuclease-related domain-containing protein, translated as MGRHGWRVLHSVPLANKVDIDHLLIGPGGVFSINTKHHHKRAVWVGDNSVKVDHGKPAPYARKSRAEAKRVARVLERYCGFPVPVEPVLVFVGVTELKVVATQLDVRVYQERQVSALGPLSGILTADQVEQVYGVARHRQAWAQA; from the coding sequence TTGGGGCGCCACGGCTGGCGCGTCCTGCACTCCGTCCCCTTGGCCAACAAAGTGGATATCGATCACTTACTGATCGGGCCTGGCGGAGTGTTCAGCATCAATACGAAGCACCACCACAAGAGGGCCGTATGGGTCGGGGACAATTCCGTGAAAGTCGATCACGGGAAACCGGCGCCCTACGCACGCAAGAGCCGGGCGGAGGCCAAGCGGGTCGCCCGAGTGCTTGAGCGCTATTGCGGCTTCCCGGTACCGGTGGAGCCGGTGCTCGTCTTCGTCGGCGTCACCGAGCTGAAGGTGGTCGCCACGCAGCTCGACGTCCGGGTGTACCAGGAGCGCCAGGTGTCGGCCCTCGGTCCGCTCTCAGGCATCCTCACGGCCGACCAGGTCGAGCAGGTGTACGGCGTTGCTCGTCATCGTCAGGCGTGGGCTCAGGCCTGA
- a CDS encoding response regulator, with the protein MAKTRTRGPGGTYSRVVSGVSGRVLVVDDNRVIRQLIRVNLELEGFEVVTAADGAECLEVVHRFRPDVVTLDVVMPRLDGLRTAALLRGDARTRHVPLAIISACDQAEIESGLDAGVDAFLAKPFEPADLVRLVRRLMPPPMDGHHGAGHAGSSCG; encoded by the coding sequence GTGGCGAAAACCCGGACGCGGGGGCCGGGCGGCACCTACTCTCGAGTTGTGTCAGGCGTGTCCGGTCGGGTGCTGGTTGTGGACGACAACCGGGTCATCCGGCAGCTGATCAGGGTCAACCTCGAGCTGGAGGGCTTCGAGGTGGTGACCGCGGCCGACGGTGCCGAGTGTCTGGAAGTCGTCCATCGCTTCCGGCCCGACGTGGTGACGCTCGACGTGGTCATGCCCCGCCTGGACGGGCTGCGGACGGCCGCCCTGTTGCGCGGGGACGCGCGGACGCGGCACGTGCCCCTCGCGATCATCAGCGCCTGCGACCAGGCCGAGATCGAGAGCGGCCTCGACGCGGGCGTCGACGCCTTCCTCGCCAAGCCCTTCGAGCCCGCCGATCTCGTACGGCTGGTGCGGCGGTTGATGCCGCCCCCGATGGACGGTCACCACGGCGCCGGCCACGCGGGCAGTTCCTGCGGGTGA
- the nrtL gene encoding ArgS-related anticodon-binding protein NrtL: protein MTPADLSLTVLRAVRRAVGDGALRVADVPARVVVERPRPGGRGDWATNAALQLAGPAALPPRQVAEVLRERLLDAPGIAAVDITGPGFLNLTLRAGARADADRLLVRRVLDEGPRYGYGDALAGLPPEDVAFRPAGDGTDRDAVAPRGVDRDAPALTGADEEAPAPTSTDEEAPAPTRLAADGPVSAHLASDSPAPTRLVPDGPVSDRPAPDAPDAAAGKATAHAAVARDRAAAPATARVAVLTEAVVALLRSQGAPARVTPGGRRLHAVPAHYDVDAVLGPDARRWALLRPAAHDRVLDPGPLLRQVEAPGALFTVQYAHARARALVRNAADLGFGGRTDGETDGAEGEVGPGDDTPAAAPLLAALADHPAVLLAAARQHAPDRLARHLEAIADALLGFQHTVLPRGDEKPSAAHRSRLALAEAAGAVLAGGLSLLGISAPEHL from the coding sequence GTGACCCCCGCGGACCTCTCCCTCACCGTGCTGCGCGCCGTGCGTCGCGCGGTCGGTGACGGCGCGCTGCGCGTGGCAGACGTCCCCGCGCGGGTCGTCGTCGAGCGGCCCCGGCCCGGGGGGCGCGGGGACTGGGCGACGAACGCCGCCCTCCAGCTCGCCGGCCCCGCCGCGCTACCGCCCCGGCAGGTCGCCGAGGTCCTGCGCGAGCGGCTCCTCGACGCGCCGGGCATCGCGGCCGTCGACATCACGGGCCCCGGGTTCCTCAACCTCACGCTGCGGGCCGGCGCCCGCGCCGACGCCGATCGGCTGCTGGTACGCCGCGTCCTCGACGAGGGCCCGCGGTACGGGTACGGGGACGCCCTTGCCGGGCTTCCCCCGGAGGACGTCGCCTTCCGGCCCGCCGGCGACGGTACCGACCGGGACGCCGTCGCCCCCAGGGGTGTCGACCGGGATGCCCCCGCCCTCACTGGTGCCGACGAGGAGGCCCCCGCCCCCACCAGTACCGACGAGGAGGCCCCCGCCCCCACCCGCCTGGCCGCGGACGGCCCCGTCTCCGCCCACCTCGCCTCGGACTCCCCCGCCCCCACCCGCCTCGTCCCGGACGGCCCCGTCTCCGACCGCCCCGCCCCCGACGCCCCCGACGCCGCCGCCGGCAAGGCGACCGCCCACGCCGCCGTCGCCCGCGACCGTGCCGCCGCTCCCGCCACCGCCCGCGTCGCCGTCCTCACCGAGGCCGTCGTCGCCCTGCTCCGCTCGCAGGGCGCCCCCGCCCGCGTCACCCCCGGCGGCCGGCGGCTGCACGCCGTGCCCGCCCATTACGACGTCGACGCCGTCCTCGGCCCCGACGCCCGCCGCTGGGCCCTGCTGCGGCCCGCCGCTCACGACCGGGTCCTCGACCCCGGGCCGCTGCTGCGCCAGGTCGAGGCGCCCGGCGCGCTCTTCACCGTCCAGTACGCGCACGCCCGCGCCCGCGCGCTCGTGCGCAACGCCGCCGACCTCGGCTTCGGCGGGAGGACCGACGGAGAGACGGACGGAGCGGAGGGGGAGGTCGGCCCAGGTGACGACACCCCCGCCGCCGCCCCCCTCCTCGCCGCGCTCGCCGATCACCCCGCCGTGCTCCTCGCCGCCGCCCGGCAGCACGCGCCGGACCGGCTCGCCCGGCATCTGGAGGCCATCGCCGACGCGCTCCTGGGGTTCCAGCACACGGTGCTGCCCCGCGGGGACGAGAAACCCTCGGCCGCCCACCGCTCCCGGCTCGCCCTCGCCGAGGCCGCCGGCGCGGTGCTCGCAGGCGGCCTGTCCCTGCTCGGCATCAGCGCCCCTGAACATCTGTGA
- the lysA gene encoding diaminopimelate decarboxylase yields MSRSAHPAGPRHADVLPEGHYTAPPADLNHLDAKVWSRTVRRGDDGVVTVGGLRVTDLAEEFGTPAYVLDEADFRARCRAWSDAFGADADVFYAGKAFLSRAVVRWLTEEGLNLDVCSGGELATALSAGMPAERIAFHGNNKTPGEIRRAVEAGVGRIVLDSFQEIARVAHVARSLGRRQRVQIRVTVGVEAHTHEFIATAHEDQKFGIALAGGQAAEAVRRVLGLDSLELVGIHSHIGSQIFDMAGFEVAARRVVSLLAAVRDEHGVELPEIDLGGGLGIAYTPDDDPREPHEIAKALGEIVTRECEAAGLATPRISVEPGRAIVGPTAFTLYEVGTVKALEGLRTYVSVDGGMSDNIRTALYDAEYSVSLVSRASDAAPVLCRVVGKHCESGDIVVKDAFLPADLAPGDLIAVPATGAYCRSMASNYNHALRPPVVAVSDGAARVVVRRETEEDLLRLDVG; encoded by the coding sequence ATGAGCCGTTCCGCGCACCCCGCCGGGCCCCGCCACGCCGACGTCCTGCCCGAAGGGCACTACACCGCGCCCCCCGCGGACCTGAACCACCTCGACGCCAAGGTGTGGTCGCGTACCGTGCGGCGCGGCGACGACGGCGTCGTCACCGTGGGCGGGCTGCGGGTCACCGACCTGGCCGAGGAGTTCGGCACCCCCGCCTACGTCCTCGACGAGGCCGACTTCCGGGCGCGCTGCCGCGCCTGGTCGGACGCCTTCGGCGCGGACGCCGACGTGTTCTACGCCGGCAAGGCGTTCCTCTCCCGGGCCGTCGTGCGGTGGCTGACCGAGGAGGGGCTGAATCTCGACGTCTGCTCCGGCGGCGAGCTGGCCACGGCGCTCTCCGCCGGCATGCCCGCCGAGCGCATCGCCTTCCACGGCAACAACAAGACCCCCGGCGAGATCCGGCGGGCCGTCGAGGCGGGCGTCGGGCGGATCGTCCTCGACTCCTTCCAGGAGATCGCCCGCGTCGCGCACGTGGCCCGGTCCCTCGGCCGGCGCCAGCGCGTGCAGATCCGGGTGACCGTGGGCGTCGAGGCCCACACGCACGAGTTCATCGCCACCGCCCACGAGGACCAGAAGTTCGGCATCGCGCTCGCCGGCGGGCAGGCCGCGGAGGCCGTGCGCCGCGTCCTGGGACTCGACTCGCTCGAACTGGTCGGCATCCACTCGCACATCGGATCCCAGATCTTCGACATGGCCGGGTTCGAGGTCGCCGCGCGGCGCGTCGTGTCGCTGCTCGCCGCGGTGCGCGACGAGCACGGCGTCGAGCTGCCGGAGATCGACCTCGGCGGCGGCCTCGGCATCGCGTACACCCCCGACGACGACCCGCGCGAACCGCACGAGATCGCCAAGGCGCTCGGGGAGATCGTCACCCGCGAGTGCGAGGCCGCCGGGCTGGCGACACCGCGCATCTCCGTCGAGCCGGGGCGCGCCATCGTCGGCCCCACCGCGTTCACGCTGTACGAGGTCGGCACGGTCAAGGCGCTGGAGGGGCTGCGCACGTACGTCTCCGTCGACGGCGGCATGTCCGACAACATCAGGACCGCCCTGTACGACGCCGAGTACAGCGTCTCGCTCGTCTCCCGCGCCTCCGACGCCGCGCCGGTGCTCTGCCGGGTCGTCGGCAAGCACTGTGAGAGTGGCGACATCGTCGTGAAGGACGCCTTCCTCCCGGCCGACCTCGCGCCCGGGGACCTCATCGCCGTACCGGCCACCGGCGCGTACTGCCGCTCCATGGCCAGCAACTACAACCACGCTCTGCGCCCGCCCGTCGTCGCCGTCTCCGACGGTGCCGCGCGGGTGGTCGTCCGGCGCGAGACGGAGGAAGATCTCCTGCGTCTCGATGTCGGTTGA
- a CDS encoding homoserine dehydrogenase, which produces MRTRPLKVALLGCGVVGSEVARIMTTHADDLAARIGAPVELAGVAVRRPSKVREGIDPELITTDATALVKRGDIDVVVEVIGGVEPARTLITTAFEHGASVVSANKALLAQDGAALHAVAEEHGRDLYYEAAVAGAIPLIRPLRESLAGDKVNRVLGIVNGTTNFILDKMGSSGAGYSEALDEATALGYAEADPTADVEGFDAAAKAAILAGIAFHTRVRLDDVYREGMTEVTAADFASAKRMGCTIKLLAICERAADGGSVTARVHPAMIPLSHPLASVRGAYNAVFVESEAAGQLMFYGPGAGGSPTASAVLGDLVAVCRNRLNDATGPGDSAYTQLPVSSMGEVVTRYHISLDVADKPGVLAQVATVFAEHGVSIDTVRQQGRPDTDGEASLVVVTHRAPDAALNGTVEALRKLDTVRGVASIMRVEGE; this is translated from the coding sequence ATGCGTACGCGTCCGCTGAAGGTGGCGCTGCTGGGCTGTGGAGTGGTCGGCTCAGAGGTGGCGCGCATCATGACGACGCACGCCGACGACCTCGCCGCGCGCATCGGCGCGCCGGTCGAGCTCGCCGGCGTGGCCGTCCGCCGGCCGTCCAAGGTCCGCGAGGGCATCGACCCCGAGCTGATCACCACCGACGCGACGGCCCTGGTGAAACGGGGCGACATCGACGTCGTCGTCGAGGTCATCGGCGGGGTCGAGCCGGCCCGCACGCTCATCACCACCGCCTTCGAGCACGGGGCCTCCGTCGTCTCGGCGAACAAGGCGCTCCTCGCCCAGGACGGCGCCGCGCTGCACGCCGTCGCCGAGGAGCACGGCCGTGACCTCTACTACGAGGCCGCCGTCGCCGGTGCCATCCCGCTGATCCGCCCGCTGCGCGAGTCCCTCGCCGGCGACAAGGTCAACCGCGTCCTCGGCATCGTCAACGGCACCACGAACTTCATCCTCGACAAGATGGGCAGCTCCGGGGCCGGCTACTCCGAGGCGCTCGACGAGGCCACCGCCCTCGGGTACGCCGAGGCCGACCCGACCGCCGACGTCGAGGGCTTCGACGCCGCCGCCAAGGCCGCGATCCTCGCCGGCATCGCCTTCCACACCCGGGTGCGCCTCGACGACGTGTACCGCGAGGGGATGACCGAGGTCACCGCCGCGGACTTCGCGTCCGCGAAACGCATGGGGTGCACCATCAAGCTCCTCGCCATCTGCGAGCGCGCCGCCGACGGCGGGTCCGTCACCGCGCGCGTCCACCCGGCGATGATCCCCCTAAGCCACCCGCTCGCCTCCGTCCGCGGCGCGTACAACGCCGTGTTCGTCGAGTCCGAGGCGGCCGGGCAGCTCATGTTCTACGGTCCGGGCGCCGGCGGTTCGCCGACCGCGTCCGCCGTGCTCGGCGACCTCGTCGCCGTCTGCCGCAACCGCCTCAACGACGCGACGGGCCCCGGCGACTCCGCTTACACGCAACTGCCCGTGAGTTCCATGGGCGAGGTCGTGACGCGGTACCACATCAGCCTCGACGTGGCCGACAAGCCGGGTGTCCTCGCCCAGGTCGCGACGGTCTTCGCCGAGCACGGCGTATCCATCGACACGGTGCGCCAGCAAGGTCGACCAGACACGGACGGCGAGGCGTCCCTCGTCGTCGTCACCCACCGCGCGCCCGACGCCGCCCTCAACGGGACCGTCGAGGCGCTGCGCAAGCTCGACACCGTGCGCGGTGTCGCCAGCATCATGCGGGTTGAAGGGGAGTAG
- the thrC gene encoding threonine synthase produces MTTKGTHQWRGIIEEYRDRLPVTDTTPVVSLREGGTPLVPAQVLSERTGCEVHLKVEGANPTGSFKDRGMTMAITRAKEEGAKAVICASTGNTSASAAAYAVRAGMVCAVLVPQGKIALGKMGQALVHGARILQVEGNFDDCLTLARGLSDNYPVALVNSVNPVRIEGQKTAAFEIVDMLGEAPDIHVLPVGNAGNITAYWKGYTEYARDGVAGRTPRMWGFQASGSAPLVRGEVVKDPSTIATAIRIGNPASWDFALAARDESGGFIDEVTDREILRAYRLLAAQEGVFVEPASAASVAGLLKAAEQGKVDPGQTIVCTVTGNGLKDPDWAVAGAPQPVTVPVDAAAAAERLGLA; encoded by the coding sequence ATGACCACCAAGGGCACCCACCAGTGGCGCGGCATCATCGAGGAGTACCGGGACCGCCTCCCGGTCACGGACACGACGCCCGTCGTCTCTCTCCGTGAGGGTGGCACGCCGCTCGTCCCGGCCCAGGTCCTCTCCGAGCGCACGGGCTGCGAGGTGCACCTGAAGGTCGAGGGGGCGAACCCCACCGGCTCCTTCAAGGACCGCGGCATGACCATGGCGATCACCCGCGCCAAGGAGGAGGGCGCCAAGGCGGTCATCTGCGCCTCCACCGGCAACACCTCCGCCTCCGCCGCCGCCTACGCGGTGCGCGCCGGCATGGTGTGCGCGGTCCTCGTCCCGCAGGGCAAGATCGCCCTCGGCAAGATGGGCCAGGCCCTCGTCCACGGCGCGCGGATCCTCCAGGTCGAGGGCAACTTCGACGACTGCCTGACGCTGGCCCGCGGCCTCTCCGACAACTACCCGGTCGCGCTCGTCAACTCGGTCAACCCCGTGCGGATCGAGGGTCAGAAGACCGCCGCGTTCGAGATCGTGGACATGCTCGGCGAAGCACCCGACATCCACGTCCTGCCCGTCGGCAACGCCGGCAACATCACCGCGTACTGGAAGGGGTACACCGAGTACGCCCGGGACGGCGTGGCCGGGCGCACCCCCCGGATGTGGGGCTTCCAGGCGTCCGGCTCCGCCCCGCTGGTGCGCGGGGAGGTCGTCAAGGACCCGTCGACCATCGCCACCGCGATCCGCATCGGCAACCCGGCCTCCTGGGACTTCGCGCTCGCCGCGCGCGACGAGTCGGGCGGCTTCATCGACGAGGTGACGGACCGTGAGATCCTGCGCGCCTACCGGCTGTTGGCCGCACAGGAGGGCGTCTTCGTCGAGCCGGCGTCCGCCGCGTCCGTGGCCGGCCTGCTGAAGGCCGCCGAGCAGGGCAAGGTCGACCCGGGCCAGACCATCGTCTGCACCGTCACCGGCAACGGCCTCAAGGACCCGGACTGGGCGGTCGCCGGCGCGCCGCAGCCCGTCACGGTCCCGGTCGACGCCGCCGCGGCGGCCGAGCGCCTCGGCCTGGCCTGA
- the thrB gene encoding homoserine kinase: MAGPAFRAAAVRVRVPATSANLGPGFDAFGLALGLYDDVVVRVADSGLHVDIAGEGADTLPRDESHLLVRSLRTAFDLLGGQPRGLEVVCANRIPHGRGLGSSSAAICAGIVAARAVTIGGDSRLDDAALLELATEIEGHPDNVAACLLGGFTLAWTEAGAARAVRMDPAHGVVPVVFVPANPVLTETARGLLPRTVPHVDAAANAGRAALLVEALTRRPELLLAATEDRLHQEYRAPAMPESIALVNRLRADGIPAVISGAGPTVLALAEDGAADKVALLAGEGWAANRLALDAAGASVLPLAP; this comes from the coding sequence ATGGCCGGTCCCGCGTTCCGCGCCGCCGCCGTACGGGTGCGCGTCCCCGCCACCAGCGCCAACCTCGGCCCGGGCTTCGACGCCTTCGGCCTCGCGCTGGGGCTCTACGACGACGTCGTCGTCCGGGTCGCCGACTCCGGGCTGCACGTCGACATCGCCGGTGAGGGCGCCGACACCCTCCCGCGCGACGAGAGCCACCTCCTCGTCCGCTCCCTGCGCACCGCCTTCGACCTGCTCGGCGGCCAGCCCCGCGGCCTGGAGGTCGTCTGCGCCAACCGCATCCCGCACGGGCGCGGCCTCGGCTCCTCGTCGGCCGCCATCTGCGCGGGCATCGTCGCCGCCCGCGCCGTGACCATAGGCGGTGACAGCCGGCTCGACGACGCCGCGCTGCTGGAGCTCGCCACCGAGATCGAGGGCCACCCCGACAACGTCGCCGCCTGCCTGCTGGGCGGCTTCACCCTGGCCTGGACCGAGGCCGGGGCCGCCCGCGCCGTCCGCATGGACCCCGCGCACGGCGTCGTCCCGGTGGTGTTCGTGCCCGCGAACCCCGTCCTCACCGAGACCGCCCGCGGACTGCTGCCCCGTACCGTCCCCCACGTGGACGCCGCCGCCAACGCCGGCCGTGCCGCACTGCTCGTCGAGGCCCTCACGCGCCGCCCCGAGCTGCTGCTCGCCGCCACCGAGGACCGGCTGCACCAGGAGTACCGCGCTCCGGCCATGCCGGAGAGCATCGCACTTGTGAACCGGCTGCGGGCGGACGGCATCCCCGCGGTCATCTCCGGCGCGGGCCCGACGGTCCTCGCGCTGGCCGAGGACGGCGCGGCGGACAAGGTCGCGCTGCTGGCGGGCGAGGGCTGGGCGGCCAACCGGCTCGCCCTCGACGCCGCCGGTGCGAGCGTGCTGCCGCTCGCACCGTAG